A part of Miscanthus floridulus cultivar M001 chromosome 6, ASM1932011v1, whole genome shotgun sequence genomic DNA contains:
- the LOC136461696 gene encoding uncharacterized protein yields MAATAVAASLSVAQGLGKPLYAGSNASSLRVVAPRRSARMAVVRASAQKQHPAKEWAAAAAVAAALVLPEVAEAAPGISPSLKNFLLSIVSGGVVLVAIVGAVVAVSNFDPVKRG; encoded by the coding sequence AtggccgccaccgccgtcgcggCGTCTCTGTCCGTGGCCCAGGGGCTCGGGAAGCCCCTCTACGCCGGCAGCAACGCGTCGTCGCTCCGGGTCGTCGCGCCCCGCCGGTCGGCCAGGATGGCCGTCGTCCGGGCGTCCGCGCAGAAGCAGCACCCGGCCAAGGAGTGGGCGGCCGCTGCTgccgtggcggcggcgctggTGCTTCCCGAGGTCGCGGAGGCCGCGCCGGGGATCTCGCCATCGCTCAAGAACTTCCTCCTCAGCATCGTCTCCGGAGGGGTCGTGCTCGTCGCCATCGTCGGCGCCGTCGTCGCCGTCTCTAACTTCGATCCCGTCAAGCGGGGCTGA